DNA sequence from the Amycolatopsis sp. Hca4 genome:
TCCCATCGGCGGTGCGGACCACACCCCCGGCGAGTGGCTCGACGTCACCTCCGTGCCGGACCGCGTCGCCCTGCTCGCCACGCTCATCGCCACCTGCGGCACCCTCGATGCCCGGAAGGACCTCTGATGCCCGGACGCCCGGCTCGCGCCATCATCGTGACGATCCTGCTCCTGCTTTCCTCGTGGACGTCCGCGCACGCGACGACGGCCGCGCGAGGGTCCTTGGTGCTCGTCGGCGGCGCGCTCGCCGAAGACAACGACGCCGTCTTCGACGAGGTCATCGCGCGGGCAGGCGGCCCACGGGCCCGGATCGGGATCATCACCGCAGCCTCCCTCCCGGCCAGCCAGGACCCCGACGCCGACGACCCCGAGAAGTGCTCCAACTCCGTGTGCAACGGCGCGTACTACGCCGGGCTGTTCACCCAGCACGGTGCCGCCGCGGAGTGGATCCCGGTCGACCTGGACCACGTGGCCGCGGCGGAATCCGACGCGGTCGCCGCGCGGGTCCGGGGTATGAGCGGCTTCTTCTTCGGCGGCGGCGACCAGTACCGCTACGTGACGACGCTGCTGCGCGGGGACCGGCACACCGACAGCTTGGTGCTGGCCGCCATCCGGGCGAAGTTCCGCACGGGCGCGGTGATCTCGGGATCCAGTGCGGGCGCCCAGATCGCGTCCGGCCCCGACATGGTCACCGGCGGCGACTCCTACGAGGGCCTGCGCGACGGCAGCAGGCCCGGCTACTTCGAGGACCCCTCGGTGCTCGGTTACCTCCCGGCCGGCGGATTCGGCCTGCTCACGTCCGGCCTGCTGGACACCCACACCGGCGTCGACGGCCGCGAAGGCCGGTCCCTGCGGCTGGCCGCCGACACCGGGCACGACCGCGTCTACGCCCTCGACGAAAACACGGCGGTGGTGGTCGACCGCCCCGGCAGCCCGGCCGAAACGCTCCGGGTGCTCGGCGAACACGGCGTGACGGTCCTCGACCTGCGCCGCAGCCACGTGACCACCGGGAGTTGCGGCTGGTCCGTCCACGACGTCCGGTACGACTACCTCACCGACGGTGCCCGGTACATCCCGGCGGCCCGGCTGGCCGTTCCGCCGGCCGGTGCCCGGCCCGCCACGCCGGTGGACCGGTCCCC
Encoded proteins:
- a CDS encoding cyanophycinase, which encodes MPGRPARAIIVTILLLLSSWTSAHATTAARGSLVLVGGALAEDNDAVFDEVIARAGGPRARIGIITAASLPASQDPDADDPEKCSNSVCNGAYYAGLFTQHGAAAEWIPVDLDHVAAAESDAVAARVRGMSGFFFGGGDQYRYVTTLLRGDRHTDSLVLAAIRAKFRTGAVISGSSAGAQIASGPDMVTGGDSYEGLRDGSRPGYFEDPSVLGYLPAGGFGLLTSGLLDTHTGVDGREGRSLRLAADTGHDRVYALDENTAVVVDRPGSPAETLRVLGEHGVTVLDLRRSHVTTGSCGWSVHDVRYDYLTDGARYIPAARLAVPPAGARPATPVDRSPVPENDDVFHSPRNAAGTPYSLLRTAVALAGSAVARTTTAHTFETAPRFDVRLRKTAATRTWTKPAVPGSVLDLRLDVGPTACTAPVR